Genomic segment of Sporanaerobacter acetigenes DSM 13106:
CTAGAACCTACACCTAAACCACATACTGTTACTATGTGTAGCATTTTACTTCCCCCTCTACATTTATTATTCTATTTAAATCAAGTTAATAGATTATCTTGGACCTCCTTTCCCCAAATAATATCAAGTATCTTTTAAATATATTGAATTTTTATAAGCAACTTATTTTATCTTTATATTTATTTATATACTCGTTATTTATTGCATCTCCTTTGTCAAGGTTGGAACTCACATATACTGGTGGAATATAACCTTCTTTTACACAGTTCTCAACAGTTTGAGCAACAATGGCTTCCATGACAGTCATACCGAGAACTGTAGAAGTTCCGCAAAACATGTGATCCATCCCATCAATTGATAGACAGGCATCTCCACTAACACATTTAATATCGATTACAACATCAGATACATCTTTTAACAGCTTTCCAGAACTATGTCGAGATGTTACACTATTGGTAAATTGCAACGAAGTTAATGCTATTACTTTCATTCCTTTTTCTTTTGCTGCCAATGCCATATCAACAACGCCTGCATTTCTCCCAGATATTGACACTATAATCATAGTATCTTTTTCATCTACATTTTCCAAATTTAAATAAGTAGGTGTAAAACCCTCAACCCTTTCTTGTATTGTACTTAATTTTGCTTTCGGATATAAAGCCATATGGGGAATAAGCAATGGATTCACTTGCACCAACCCTCCAGCTCTATAAAAAACTTCCATTGAAAACATTTGAGAATGACCACAACCAAAAACATGTATTAATCGATCGTTCATGATAGATTTGGAGCAGTACTCAGCTGCTTTCTCAATATTCTCCTTTTCCTCTTCAAATTGTGTCTCTAATTGTTCTTTAACAGTTGAATAATATTCTAGATATTTCATAACCATCCTCCTCATATAATAGTTTAAAATCAAGTTGCAACTTTCCTAAATAAATTATTTAAATCATATGTTTATTTATATTTATATATATTTACTCCTTTAACCACCCTATTGACTAATCCACTTGGATTTGGATTATCAGGTTCCACATTATTCTTTACTGAAGATAGCAAAGCAAAGATTTGAGCATATAACACATAAAGTAAAGATAAAAATACTTCACAATGAATATTATTAGCATTTTCACTCAAAAACATCTGATAATCTGATACTTCTTCAACACTGCTGCAAAATTCCTTTGAAATTGCTACAACTTTATGTTTTCCTGTATCTCTATAGATTTCGTTTAATAAATCTAAATCATACTTTTTAGAATATTCATCTTCAGAAACATATATAAATATTAATGTATTGTCATTAACTATAGATTTAGGGCCATGTCTAAAACCTAATACCGTTTCTTTATGAGAAATAATTTTACCTCGAGTCAGTTCTAAAATTTTTAATGCACTTTCCTTTGAAAGTCCATAGAAACTTCCCGAGCCTAAATATACAACTCTCTCAAAATCACAATCCAATAATTTTTTAAGTTCTTCATGACCATGTTCTAAGATATTTCTACCAATATCAATCATTTCAATTGCTTCTTTTTTATTATTTTCAAAGTTTGATATATCAAAAACAAGTGATGCTGCAAGAGCCATACACGAAAAACTGCTAGTCATAGCAAACCCTTTATCGTTTGACTTATCTGGCATTAAAAGCAACAATACGTTTTCCTTGTTTTTGGATATTTTCGCCAATTCCCCTTCAGCATTACATGTTATGAATATATGGCTAATATCATCTATTAAATCATTTGCTAAATTATAAGTTGCAACACTTTCAGGACTATTCCCAGATCGAGCAAAGGATACCATTATAGTTGGAATATCTTTTTTCAAGTATAGTTGAGGATTAACAACTATATCCGTTGTAGAAATAGCCTCATAAATAAATTTCTCTCCTCTATTTAAATAAGGAACTATTATATCTCCTATATAAGCTGAAGTGCCAGCTCCAGTAAAAATAACTCTGATTTTTTCTTTCTTTATTCTGTCTTTCATAAAACTATCTATTATGTTCTTGTTAGACTCAATTATCTTCAAAGTTTCTAACCACAACTCTGGTTGTTGATATATTTCTGTAGCAGTATTGAGCCCATTTAATTTTTCCCACATTTCCTTATCAAATCCAAACATTAATATCACACTCCATTTCATTATATCTCATAATGTCGTCATCCTGTCATTACCAGTTTGCCGAAAAATTACTTTTTTAATACTACATGATACTTGAATCTATCTCCCCTTGCAATTCCCTTAGTATACTCAATTATAGTTCCATTTTCATAAGTTATTCTTTCTATCAACATACTAGGCAATTTTTTAGAATAATTCAGTAATTTGGCCTCATCTTCTCTAGTTAATACAGGTTGAAAATTTTCTTCGGCACAAGTAAACTTAACATCATACTTTTTTGTAAACACATCATACATGGCATGTTTTTCCAGTTCGCTTCTCGATAAATTAGGGAATCTATGGCAAGGTACATGACTGGTTTCTACCATCATAGGTTGATTGTCAGCAAGTCTCAATCTTGTAAATATATATATTTTATCTCCAACATTTAAGTCCATTTTTCGTGCTAATTCCTCATTGCACTCTCCTATTTTAAAATCTAAAACTTTTGAACTAGGAGTTTTGCCACTTTTTTTCATTTCCTCTGTGAAACTATAAAATTTTAACAAATCTTGCTTGAACCTTTCCCGAGAAACAAAAGTACCCTTTCCATGTACTCTATATATATATCCTTCTTTTTCTAGTTCTTGTATGGCTTGCCTTACAGTAGATCTACTTATATCATACCTTTCACATAGTTCTCTTTCTGATGGCAACTGATCATCTTCATGTAAATTTCCTTCCTCTATCATAGCTATAACTATGTCCATTAGTTGACAATATAATGGGATTCTACTCGTTTTATCTATTCCTCTCATTTTCTCACCTTTATATTATATTGTTTAATTGGTCCGTACCACATATTATAATATACTATCTCATAAGAATTGTCAATAATTTAAGAATAAAAAATATGGGACATTTTGTTTGCCACCTTTTTGCAAAAAAATGAACAGATAGCTATGCTCTATCTGTTCGTTTTTGATTTTTGCGACAGTGAGACTGCTGTCCCTGCTGTAGCAAAAAGGATTCGACTTCTTTTTGGGATGGGATGGAGTTTTGAGCTCCAATTTTTGTGGTTGCTAAGGCTGCTGCTCCGCTAGCAAATTCAATCATTTTTTCTAAGCTATGATCTATTTTTACAGCTATGGCTCCATTGAAGGTATCTCCTGCTGCTGTAGGATCTGAACTATCTACTGTGAAACTTTCGAAGTACCTTTTCTCATTTTTATCTACATATAGACAACCTTTTGAACCCAAAGTGATAATGACCTTGTCAACACCTTTTCTTAAAAGTATTTCTGAACCTTTTTCTATATCCTTGGTCCCTGTGAGAGTTTCAAGTTCTGTCTCATTGGGAGTGATTATATGGATATATTTAAATATTTCCTCTGGTATTTGTCTTGCTGGTGCTGGATTTAATATTACTCTTTTGTTATATTTTTTTGCAAGGACTATAGTTTCTACAACTGTATCCATAGGTATTTCCAACTGAATCAATACCACTTCTGATTCTTTAATTTTTTCTTCGAATTTCTTTATATGCTCTTTAGAAAGTTTTTGATTTGCTCCAGGATATACTATGATAGAATTTTCTTTGGAATCGCTTATATTGATAGAGGCCATTCCTGTGTTTCCTTCTACTTCAACTATTCCATCCGAACTAATTTCATTTTCTAAAAGATTTTCTTTCATTTCTTTTCCTATGGAATCATTCCCAACAGCGCCAATGAAAAACACATCTCCTCCCAATTTTCGGGCAGCTACTGCTTGATTGGCACCTTTTCCTCCAGGAACTAGGAGCAAATCCTTTGCCATGATAGTTTCTCCCTCTTTGGGAAGTTCTTTAACCAAAAAATTATAATCTACATTGATGCTTCCTACAACTACTATCTTCATCAAAACACCCCATCAATTCAAAATTCTATTACATTTAACAGTCCATTCTACAATTTCATCAATACTCAGTTCTTCGAGTCCTCTGACATAGGTTTTAATATCTTTGCCTATAGGGTTTATCCACTTTCCCCCAATTCCATTTTTGCCATTGAGTACTCCTACTATATTTCCTATTTGAGCAGTATTGCAATCTACATCCAATCCTGCCCTTGCCCCAATGAGCATGGTTTTGTCAAAATTTCCTTCTCCAAACCACAAAGCAACTACTTCAATAGCCGCATTGGGATAAGCATGAGTTAAATTATACTCTTTGAATTCTTCCAAACAAATTTCCAAAACTTTTTCCCAATCGTCATACTTCTTGCACTGAGATAGGGCAAAATTAACTACATAATAATATTGACTATCCTCTGGAAGAATAGCTATGGCTTTTTCCAATATGTTCTTTATATCATCCTCTACAAAAGCTAAAGATGTAAGTATGCTATTGAATACCTCTCCTATAATTCCATTGTTGTGATGAGATACTTCTCCATCTATCCAAGCAAGTTTTGCAGCAGTATATACATCTCCTGGAGCTACCATTCCACATACAGCTCCCCTCATTTGGGCACCTATCCATTCCCTATAGGGATTGTTTGAAAATCCACTTTCGGGAGGGTAAATTCCAAGCATCAAATTCTTCATGGCAATATCTTCAGCAGACCAGCCAAAAGGTATCATAGCTACCCAATTTTCTGCTATAGCTTTAGAATTTATTCCTTTTCCTTCATCAAGAAGCGTCTTTAAAAAGACCAATTCATAAGTAATATCATCATTGTAAGTACAAGGTGGCTTTAAGTAAAAATCCACATATCCAAAGGCTTCTTTGATGGCCTTTCCAGAATAACCTTCCAAGGCAGTCCCAAAAGCTCCACCACAAATTTGACCTAGCCATCCATATAAAACTTTTTCCCTAAAATCCAAACTATCTATATCTACCATCTTTTTTTCAGGGAAATTTGCACTTTTTTCAAATTCATCCCAACTATTATATATTTTATATGACCAATAATCCGATTTCGCATCTTTTTCTCCATGGGACAATTCATAAAAAATCTTTGAGCTTATCTTGAAAAGTTCCATTATATCATCTCTGTCATAGGCCTTATATCCTTCTTGAAGCAATTTTTCAGCCTTTTCTACATTCATACCCATATTTTCTACTGATTGTACTGCTCCAGCTATAAGGCTTGAAGGGGCACCAGAACCAGGAGCCACACTTCTCCAGATAATTTTCAATTTGTTGAAATCATGATTTTGCATATCATCCATAGTCCAAGTGCTTTCACTGTCATCTACAAGTTTTGCATTGGCACTTTCATACACATCTTTTGCAATTTCCCAAGCTTTCATGAAATGTCTCCTTTCCCCACTCTTTTATCAAGAACCTTTAAACTTTCAAATATCATATTTGAAAAAACTTCTCTATTTGCATCAAACATTACATAAGCATTTTTTTCTTCTTCTTTAGCTTTTATATCTACTACTGTCATTCCTCTTGTCAATTCTCCTTTGGTTTCTACATCTACCTTGCAATGTTTTAAAGTGAATATTTCTGGATTTAGCAAATAAGCTACAGAAGAAACATCATACAAAGGACTTCCTTCAAATCCAAATCTCTTGCTAGCTATAGAATAAAACTCCAATAGCTCTCTAACTAAATTTGATACCTTTCCTTCATCTTTAAGTTTCTCTATTTCATAATCAAATATTTGAATTTCCCTTGCAATATCTAGTCCACTCATAACTATAGGCACGCCAGAATTAAAGACCATCTTTGCTGCTTCTGGATCTACATATATATTAAATTCCGCACAAGAAGTCACATTTCCGCCTTCATAGGCTCCACCCATCAAAGAAATCATCTCTATTTTTTCCTTTAGTTCAGGATAAGTTAGAAGAAATAACCCAATATTTGTGAGAGGCCCCAAGGCAACTAATGTCACAGGTTCATCTGAACTTGATACCACTTCTCTCATAAACTCTATGGCATTTTTATCTATAGGCTTAATTTTAGGCTCCATCAATTCTGGACCATCCATTCCTGATGAGCCATGAGATTCTGCCCCTGTAAAAAGTGAATTAAAAACAGGTTTAGTAGCCCCCACAGCTACAGGAATATCTTCTCCTATAAATTCCAATATCTTTAAAGCATTGTTAGTCACTTTATCTACTGTTTGATTTCCTGCTACAGTAGTGATTCCCTTTATATTTAGCTTTTCCTTGTTTCCCAATGCTAGCAATATAGCTATTGCATCGTCATGTCCTGGATCGCAGTCAATTAAAATATTTCTCATAGCTAATCCCTCACTTTTTTATTCTTTCTATTTTCTTCTGATGCATATACTATAAGTCCCACAACTGTTGCTACATAAGGTATTATTTGAACAAATTCAGCTGGTATGCTATAAGAACTCAAAATATTTGAAAGGGCATCTGCCACTCCAAACAACAAAGATGTGAAAAATGTTCCCATAGTAGTTCCTCTGCCCATAGCTTCTGCTGCCAAGGCAATCCATCCTCTACCTGCTGTCATGTTTCTAGAAAACCATGAAACATATCCCATAGACATATATGCTCCACCAAGACTTGCAAACACTCCACTCAAAAGAAGTGCTATAGTTCTAGTTTTGTTGACACTTATACCTACTGAATCTGCTGCATCAGGATTTTCTCCAACAGCTTTGATTCTAAGTCCAAGAGAAGTCTTTTTAAACATTATATAAACCAATATTACACAAAGAATTGATATATATGTCAAAACATTGTGTCCAGACAAAATCTCTCCCACTACAGGTATATCTTTGATGATTGGTATATTTATTGATGGCAAAACTTTGCTTGGAAGAGAAGCACTAGTACCTTTGTCATGAGTAAGTAGGTACAATATAAATATTGAGCCTCCATCTGCAAACAAGTTTACAGCTATACCTCCAAGTATAATATGGGTTTTAAAATACAATGTGAAATATGCAAGTATCCCAGTGATGATAAGCCCTGTAATTATGGCAAAAAGAAGTCCTAACCATGCACTGCCTGTAAATGCACTCCCTATAACTCCCGTCAATGCTGCCATGAGCATTATACCTTCCAATCCAATATTGGCAATACCAGCTCTATCTGAAACCAATGCTCCCAATGCAGCAAATAGTATTGGAGTAGTTACACGCAAAATTGCGTATCCAAACTCTGGTGAAAAAATAGCTTTTAGCAAATTAAACATATTTTTTGGCCTCCTTTAAAATCATCTTTTGTTTTAAAGGCTTCAAAAATCTTTCTGCAGAAATAAGCAATATTATAATTGCTTGTATTATAGCAACCATTTCTGAAGGCACATCTGTCATTCTGGCCATCATATCTGCTCCTGTACGAATATAGGCAAGGAAAAGAGCTGCTCCTACTACTCCTATGGGATTGTTCCTCGCAAGCATAGCCACAAGAGTCCCATCAAATCCATATCCAGGCAAAGACTGCCACTGAAATCTATTGTACATCCCCAATATTTCAGTACCTCCACCGATACCTGCCAACACTCCTGCTATGACATGAGAATAGATAATTACCTTAAAGCTGTCTATTCCTGAATAATCTGCAAAATTTCTATTAAGTCCTGTCATTCTCAAGGCATATCCCCATTTGGTCTTATACAAAAAGTAATAAGTAAATATTACTGCAAATATGACTAATATAATTCCTGAATGTATTCTTGTTCCTGGTATTAGAACACTAAGTTTAGCTGTTGGTTTGAATTTATATGAAACTGTTGCAAGGGCAAAAGGATCCCTCAAAAAATAATTCACTATATAAAGTCCAATACCAAAAAGTATATTGTTGAACATCAAAGAAGTCACCAATTCACTTGCATTCCATTTAGCCTTTAAATATCCAGGAACAAAGTTGATTAGCCCTCCAACTACTCCAGCTATGAGTATGGCTACAAAAGGATGAATACCCTTAGGCAAAGTAAAAAACACTCCCACAATAGCAGCCATTACTCCACTGAAATAAAATATTCCTTCAGCTCCCAAATTAAATAGATTGGCCTGAAACACTACAGAAGCAGCTAATCCTGCAAAAATTAGAGGAATAGCCATTTCAATTACATTTCCAATATGTCTGAAAGATTGGAGTGGTCCAAATATAAAGCTATATATAGTATCAATAGGCTCATCACTTATAAAAAGGATGATGACAAAGCCCAAGATCAATGCTATAAAAACTGCAACAATACTTCTCAATATTTCAAATGCCGTTTCCTTATTCATGAGTAGCCCTCCTTATCCTTTCTTCTTCATGGCGTTTTACTCCCAACATATAAAGTCCCAGTTCTTCTTCTGTAATTGAAGATACATCTTCAAAGTAAGCAACTATCTCCCCTTCATACATTACGAGTAAACTATCGCTCAATTCCATTACTTCATTTAAATCTGCAGAAACTAGAAGGACACCAGTACCTTGGTTTCTAAGTTCAACCAATTTCTCCTTTATAAACTTAGCAGCTCCTATATCCACACCTCTAGTAGGCTGGTCTGCTATTAAAAAGACAGGATTTGTAAAGCATTCCCTTGCTACTACTACCTTCTGCATATTACCCCCAGAAAGCATCCTTATCTTTTGCAAATTTCCTGAACACTTTATATCAAATTCTTCTATCAATTTATCAGATAGAGAATCAATTTTTTTGTTATCCATAAACAATTTGTTGTTAAAACTTTTGTTGTCATATTGACTGGATATTATATTGTCCTTGATAGAGCCATCCACTGCTGTACCAGTAGTCATTCTATCTTCTGGAATATAGCAAAGACCCAGATCTCTGATTTCCTTTATTGACATATTTTCTATATCTTTTCCATTTAATTTTACAGAATTTTGACTTTCTCTCTTGCCTGCAATTATTTCAACGAGTTCACGTTGCCCATTTCCTTCTACACCTGCAATTCCCAATATTTCGCCAGCTCGTACTGAAAAACTTACATTCTTTAAGACTTTCTTTCCAATTTCATTAGTATAGTTTAAATCTTGAACTTTAAGTACCGAGGAATCAAAAGAATGATCTTT
This window contains:
- a CDS encoding ABC transporter ATP-binding protein, coding for MTDLLEMKGITKVYDNGVIANEDINFSLRKGEIHALVGENGAGKSTLMKILFGMEKPTKGQILLNGSEIQMSSSNDAIKYGIGMVHQHFMLVSSFSIAENIVLGMEPKKRVFIDFDEAVNITKALSEKYNLMVEPYEKVDNLSVGMKQKVEILKALYRGAEILILDEPTAVLTPQETKELFEQLKYLKDQGHTIVFISHKLKEVKEISERITIMKKGKTVGTYKTSDVTEEEISKLMVGYQVSSSYDKKDHSFDSSVLKVQDLNYTNEIGKKVLKNVSFSVRAGEILGIAGVEGNGQRELVEIIAGKRESQNSVKLNGKDIENMSIKEIRDLGLCYIPEDRMTTGTAVDGSIKDNIISSQYDNKSFNNKLFMDNKKIDSLSDKLIEEFDIKCSGNLQKIRMLSGGNMQKVVVARECFTNPVFLIADQPTRGVDIGAAKFIKEKLVELRNQGTGVLLVSADLNEVMELSDSLLVMYEGEIVAYFEDVSSITEEELGLYMLGVKRHEEERIRRATHE
- a CDS encoding SIS domain-containing protein; translation: MFGFDKEMWEKLNGLNTATEIYQQPELWLETLKIIESNKNIIDSFMKDRIKKEKIRVIFTGAGTSAYIGDIIVPYLNRGEKFIYEAISTTDIVVNPQLYLKKDIPTIMVSFARSGNSPESVATYNLANDLIDDISHIFITCNAEGELAKISKNKENVLLLLMPDKSNDKGFAMTSSFSCMALAASLVFDISNFENNKKEAIEMIDIGRNILEHGHEELKKLLDCDFERVVYLGSGSFYGLSKESALKILELTRGKIISHKETVLGFRHGPKSIVNDNTLIFIYVSEDEYSKKYDLDLLNEIYRDTGKHKVVAISKEFCSSVEEVSDYQMFLSENANNIHCEVFLSLLYVLYAQIFALLSSVKNNVEPDNPNPSGLVNRVVKGVNIYKYK
- a CDS encoding nucleoside hydrolase, which produces MRNILIDCDPGHDDAIAILLALGNKEKLNIKGITTVAGNQTVDKVTNNALKILEFIGEDIPVAVGATKPVFNSLFTGAESHGSSGMDGPELMEPKIKPIDKNAIEFMREVVSSSDEPVTLVALGPLTNIGLFLLTYPELKEKIEMISLMGGAYEGGNVTSCAEFNIYVDPEAAKMVFNSGVPIVMSGLDIAREIQIFDYEIEKLKDEGKVSNLVRELLEFYSIASKRFGFEGSPLYDVSSVAYLLNPEIFTLKHCKVDVETKGELTRGMTVVDIKAKEEEKNAYVMFDANREVFSNMIFESLKVLDKRVGKGDIS
- a CDS encoding GntR family transcriptional regulator, with translation MRGIDKTSRIPLYCQLMDIVIAMIEEGNLHEDDQLPSERELCERYDISRSTVRQAIQELEKEGYIYRVHGKGTFVSRERFKQDLLKFYSFTEEMKKSGKTPSSKVLDFKIGECNEELARKMDLNVGDKIYIFTRLRLADNQPMMVETSHVPCHRFPNLSRSELEKHAMYDVFTKKYDVKFTCAEENFQPVLTREDEAKLLNYSKKLPSMLIERITYENGTIIEYTKGIARGDRFKYHVVLKK
- a CDS encoding sugar isomerase domain-containing protein, whose protein sequence is MKYLEYYSTVKEQLETQFEEEKENIEKAAEYCSKSIMNDRLIHVFGCGHSQMFSMEVFYRAGGLVQVNPLLIPHMALYPKAKLSTIQERVEGFTPTYLNLENVDEKDTMIIVSISGRNAGVVDMALAAKEKGMKVIALTSLQFTNSVTSRHSSGKLLKDVSDVVIDIKCVSGDACLSIDGMDHMFCGTSTVLGMTVMEAIVAQTVENCVKEGYIPPVYVSSNLDKGDAINNEYINKYKDKISCL
- the rbsK gene encoding ribokinase, whose translation is MKIVVVGSINVDYNFLVKELPKEGETIMAKDLLLVPGGKGANQAVAARKLGGDVFFIGAVGNDSIGKEMKENLLENEISSDGIVEVEGNTGMASINISDSKENSIIVYPGANQKLSKEHIKKFEEKIKESEVVLIQLEIPMDTVVETIVLAKKYNKRVILNPAPARQIPEEIFKYIHIITPNETELETLTGTKDIEKGSEILLRKGVDKVIITLGSKGCLYVDKNEKRYFESFTVDSSDPTAAGDTFNGAIAVKIDHSLEKMIEFASGAAALATTKIGAQNSIPSQKEVESFLLQQGQQSHCRKNQKRTDRA
- a CDS encoding ABC transporter permease, translated to MFNLLKAIFSPEFGYAILRVTTPILFAALGALVSDRAGIANIGLEGIMLMAALTGVIGSAFTGSAWLGLLFAIITGLIITGILAYFTLYFKTHIILGGIAVNLFADGGSIFILYLLTHDKGTSASLPSKVLPSINIPIIKDIPVVGEILSGHNVLTYISILCVILVYIMFKKTSLGLRIKAVGENPDAADSVGISVNKTRTIALLLSGVFASLGGAYMSMGYVSWFSRNMTAGRGWIALAAEAMGRGTTMGTFFTSLLFGVADALSNILSSYSIPAEFVQIIPYVATVVGLIVYASEENRKNKKVRD
- a CDS encoding ABC transporter permease, giving the protein MNKETAFEILRSIVAVFIALILGFVIILFISDEPIDTIYSFIFGPLQSFRHIGNVIEMAIPLIFAGLAASVVFQANLFNLGAEGIFYFSGVMAAIVGVFFTLPKGIHPFVAILIAGVVGGLINFVPGYLKAKWNASELVTSLMFNNILFGIGLYIVNYFLRDPFALATVSYKFKPTAKLSVLIPGTRIHSGIILVIFAVIFTYYFLYKTKWGYALRMTGLNRNFADYSGIDSFKVIIYSHVIAGVLAGIGGGTEILGMYNRFQWQSLPGYGFDGTLVAMLARNNPIGVVGAALFLAYIRTGADMMARMTDVPSEMVAIIQAIIILLISAERFLKPLKQKMILKEAKKYV
- a CDS encoding ADP-ribosylglycohydrolase family protein produces the protein MKAWEIAKDVYESANAKLVDDSESTWTMDDMQNHDFNKLKIIWRSVAPGSGAPSSLIAGAVQSVENMGMNVEKAEKLLQEGYKAYDRDDIMELFKISSKIFYELSHGEKDAKSDYWSYKIYNSWDEFEKSANFPEKKMVDIDSLDFREKVLYGWLGQICGGAFGTALEGYSGKAIKEAFGYVDFYLKPPCTYNDDITYELVFLKTLLDEGKGINSKAIAENWVAMIPFGWSAEDIAMKNLMLGIYPPESGFSNNPYREWIGAQMRGAVCGMVAPGDVYTAAKLAWIDGEVSHHNNGIIGEVFNSILTSLAFVEDDIKNILEKAIAILPEDSQYYYVVNFALSQCKKYDDWEKVLEICLEEFKEYNLTHAYPNAAIEVVALWFGEGNFDKTMLIGARAGLDVDCNTAQIGNIVGVLNGKNGIGGKWINPIGKDIKTYVRGLEELSIDEIVEWTVKCNRILN